From Caulobacter segnis, a single genomic window includes:
- a CDS encoding alpha/beta hydrolase, which translates to MRRLLCLLAAAAIAGSAYAQAPDPWAGDGGVTPFYRWTGATPAGPGRMLRTEAIPAGQSLAGAGRAERILYSSTDWLDAKTMVTVSGAVFFPKGTPPAGGWPLIAWAHGTTGVADVCAPSFMPRSERDQQYLSAWLAAGYAIVATDYAGLGTPGPHPYLQSRSEGLAVLDSARAALKAYPGLLANKVVTMGQSQGSGAAIAAAWLAPTYAPDLRIKGTVATGLVAHTNNTRGAPQEPVPSLYTDRDAGGNAAYEILYFLGTVRSIDPKGIRAEDYISPAGRPLLEKAQTTCMGGLRTFAREIALPVEKLYSQAIAALEARADGLSDFPDVDIKTPVFVGTGLADSDAQAVSQYNFVSAMCAAGTTVEWRYYPGATHMSAVMRSRADSPAFVEKVLSDRTVTNLCPSLVPPGPLQEPEG; encoded by the coding sequence TTGCGCCGACTTTTATGCCTACTCGCCGCCGCCGCGATCGCCGGGTCCGCCTATGCTCAGGCGCCTGATCCCTGGGCGGGCGATGGCGGGGTGACGCCGTTCTACCGCTGGACGGGCGCGACCCCCGCCGGGCCGGGGCGGATGCTGCGGACTGAAGCGATCCCGGCGGGACAGTCGCTGGCCGGGGCGGGGCGCGCCGAGCGCATCCTCTACAGCTCGACCGACTGGCTGGACGCCAAGACGATGGTTACGGTCTCGGGCGCGGTGTTCTTCCCGAAGGGGACGCCGCCGGCGGGCGGCTGGCCGCTGATCGCCTGGGCCCACGGCACCACAGGCGTCGCCGACGTCTGCGCCCCATCGTTCATGCCGCGCTCGGAGCGAGACCAGCAGTATCTGTCGGCCTGGCTGGCGGCGGGCTACGCCATTGTCGCCACAGACTACGCGGGGCTGGGTACGCCCGGACCGCATCCTTACCTGCAGTCACGCTCGGAAGGCCTGGCGGTGCTGGACAGCGCGCGGGCGGCGCTGAAGGCCTATCCTGGCCTATTGGCCAACAAGGTCGTGACCATGGGGCAATCGCAGGGCTCGGGCGCGGCGATCGCGGCGGCGTGGCTCGCCCCGACCTATGCGCCCGACTTGAGGATCAAGGGCACGGTGGCGACGGGGCTCGTCGCTCACACCAACAACACGCGCGGCGCGCCGCAGGAGCCAGTCCCAAGCCTCTATACCGACCGCGACGCCGGCGGAAACGCGGCCTACGAGATCCTCTACTTCCTGGGGACCGTGCGCTCGATCGATCCGAAGGGCATCCGCGCCGAGGACTATATATCGCCTGCCGGACGACCGCTGCTGGAGAAGGCCCAGACGACTTGCATGGGCGGCTTGCGGACTTTCGCCCGCGAAATCGCCCTGCCGGTTGAGAAGCTCTACAGCCAGGCGATCGCCGCGTTGGAGGCTCGGGCTGACGGCCTGAGCGACTTCCCGGACGTCGACATAAAGACTCCGGTCTTCGTGGGCACGGGCCTGGCCGATTCAGACGCCCAGGCCGTCAGCCAGTACAACTTCGTCTCGGCCATGTGCGCCGCCGGGACGACGGTCGAGTGGCGCTACTATCCAGGCGCCACGCACATGAGCGCGGTCATGCGCTCACGCGCCGACTCGCCGGCCTTCGTCGAGAAGGTGCTGAGCGACAGGACGGTGACCAATCTCTGTCCCAGCCTGGTCCCGCCA
- a CDS encoding LysR family transcriptional regulator, translating into MELGLKRFTGKVSDNDLRLLRTFATVVKHGGFVAAESELQIGLPSISRYIKDLEIRLGARLCERGRRGFTLTAEGARVHEACEKLFGELDLFEARVRDIHASPAGAIRIGMVDALVGDPNFRLPEVFDGYKAAYPNVHFNIETTTSNLIEQAVIENNLDVGVVFERRPMDQLRYHFLYEEVSYLYCTEDHPAWRQRRHEDQVCVEDIGAYDFVGYPFEHEMERLGVSGLLKRTATVTHMEAIAMMVASGRYLGFLTEHQVAAMGGGKRFHKIAPETFSYASNISVITRQGHTPPLVAAFIEQVEAARTRVN; encoded by the coding sequence ATGGAACTGGGTCTGAAGCGTTTTACGGGCAAGGTCAGCGACAACGACCTGCGCCTGCTGCGCACCTTCGCCACGGTGGTCAAGCATGGGGGCTTCGTGGCCGCCGAGTCCGAACTCCAGATCGGCCTGCCTTCGATCAGCCGCTACATCAAGGACTTGGAGATCCGGCTCGGAGCCAGGCTCTGCGAGCGCGGCCGCCGCGGCTTCACCCTGACCGCTGAAGGCGCACGGGTGCATGAGGCCTGCGAGAAGCTGTTCGGCGAACTGGATCTGTTCGAGGCGCGTGTCCGCGACATCCACGCCAGTCCAGCGGGCGCCATCCGCATCGGCATGGTCGACGCCCTGGTCGGCGACCCCAACTTCCGCCTCCCAGAAGTTTTCGACGGCTACAAGGCCGCCTATCCGAATGTCCATTTCAACATTGAGACGACCACCTCGAACCTGATCGAGCAGGCGGTCATCGAAAACAATCTCGACGTCGGGGTGGTCTTCGAGCGTCGACCGATGGACCAACTGCGCTACCATTTCCTCTACGAGGAGGTCAGCTACCTCTACTGCACCGAAGACCACCCGGCCTGGCGTCAGCGTCGCCACGAAGATCAGGTCTGCGTCGAGGACATCGGCGCCTATGACTTCGTTGGCTATCCATTCGAGCACGAGATGGAGCGTCTGGGCGTCAGCGGACTGCTCAAGCGCACGGCGACCGTCACCCATATGGAGGCGATCGCGATGATGGTGGCTTCGGGCCGCTATCTCGGTTTCCTGACCGAGCACCAGGTCGCGGCGATGGGGGGCGGAAAGCGCTTCCACAAGATCGCGCCGGAGACCTTCTCCTACGCCAGCAACATCTCGGTGATCACGCGCCAGGGCCACACCCCGCCCCTGGTCGCCGCCTTCATCGAACAGGTCGAGGCCGCCCGAACCCGGGTGAACTAG